The genomic interval GCAGTTGTAGGAGCGCACCGACAGGTCCAGCTCCTCAATCGGCATGTCGAGGATCTTGTCGTTGTGCGCGTTCTCCTTTTCGACCATGAGATCCGTGTCCCGCGCCCGATCCGTCAGACCGACAAACAGCATCAAGTGTTCCGTCAGGATCTTTGCTCCGATCGAGACCGCCTCGTCCGGCGCCACGCTTCCGTCCGTCCACACCTCGAGCGTGAGTTTGTCGTAGTCCGTGATCTGACCCACGCGCGTGTTCTCCACGGAGAAGTTCACGCGCGAGATGGGCGAGTACAACGAGTCGATGGGAATGAGCCCAATCTCCTGCTCCTCCGGCTTGTTGCGGTGTGCCGGCACGTATCCGCGCCCCCGGCCGGCGCGCATCTCCATGTAGATGCGCGCGCCCTCGGTCAGCGTCGCGATGTGCAGGTCAGGATTCATGATGTCGACGTCCGAATCCGCGCGGATGTCGCCAGCCGTCACCACTCCCGGGCCCACGGCGTCGATGATCAGCGTCTTCTCTTCGTCGGAATGAATTTTCAACGAGAGCCGTTTGAGATTGAGAATGATCTCGGTGACATCCTCGACGACCCCAGGAATCGTGGAGAACTCGTGCAGCACGCCCTCGATCTTCACCGACCGCACCGCTGCCCCCGGGATAGAAGACAGCAGGATGCGGCGCAGTGAGTTGCCGAGCGTCGTCCCGTAGCCGCGCTCCAGCGGTTCGCACACGAACTTCCCGTAGTCGCCGGTTTGTTCCACAATCTCGATCCGCGGCTTCTCTATCTCGATCATTCCTAATCCTCCTTGGGAGTGGTACTCGTCGACGCTCGGAGCTGGCTAGACGATCCAGCGTTCACCCCGGATTAACGAGAGTAGAACTCGACAATTTGCTGCTCCTGCACCGGGGCGTCGATCTCGTCGCGCGCAGGGCGGCGCAGCACCTTCGCCGTCCAATTTTCGGCGTCGAGCTCCAGCCAGGCCGGGATGGTGCGGCTCGGAATCAGTTCGGCGAGCTCCTTCAGGCGGGCGTTGTCGCGGCTCTTCTCCCGAACCGACACCACGTCGCCCTCCTTCACCAGGAACGACGGAATGTCCACACGCCGGCCGTTCACCTGAATGTGGCCATGGCGCACCAACTGGCGAGCCTCCGCGCGGGACGCCGCAAAGCCAAGCCGGT from Alicyclobacillus acidocaldarius subsp. acidocaldarius DSM 446 carries:
- a CDS encoding DNA-directed RNA polymerase subunit alpha is translated as MIEIEKPRIEIVEQTGDYGKFVCEPLERGYGTTLGNSLRRILLSSIPGAAVRSVKIEGVLHEFSTIPGVVEDVTEIILNLKRLSLKIHSDEEKTLIIDAVGPGVVTAGDIRADSDVDIMNPDLHIATLTEGARIYMEMRAGRGRGYVPAHRNKPEEQEIGLIPIDSLYSPISRVNFSVENTRVGQITDYDKLTLEVWTDGSVAPDEAVSIGAKILTEHLMLFVGLTDRARDTDLMVEKENAHNDKILDMPIEELDLSVRSYNCLKRAGINTVAELCAKSEEEMMKVRNLGRKSLEEVVEKLHALGLSLRKDD
- the rpsD gene encoding 30S ribosomal protein S4, which produces MARYTGPVCRLCRREGIKLYLKGERCFSEKCAVDKRPYAPGQHGQGRKRTTEYGMQLREKQKARRYYGVLENQFERYYEEAARRRGVTGETLLQLLESRLDNVVYRLGFAASRAEARQLVRHGHIQVNGRRVDIPSFLVKEGDVVSVREKSRDNARLKELAELIPSRTIPAWLELDAENWTAKVLRRPARDEIDAPVQEQQIVEFYSR